The segment TGATAGATCGGAATGCTGGCCGAAAGCATCAGGGTTCCGATCCCGTCTGAATTGCCGACACCGCCCATTTTAAAGCCTCCATAATAGGTATAGCCGGCACTGAAGCCAATCGACGGTAAGTAATCGGCCCGGGAGAGCTTAATATGCTGTTCTTTCAGCTGGATATCTTTTTCCAAGAGTTTCAATTCCGGACGGGAAGAGAAGTCGGTATCCAGCACAGCGGGGCAAAGCTGTTCTACCACAATAGCCGTATCTGTCGGGACAACCTCTGTATCAAACGGAACACCTATTTTCTGGCACAAGGCCAGGCGTGCCAGCTCTTTCCCGGTCTGTGCCCGTTTCAGCTGGTATTCGATCTGGCTTTTTTCACTCTCGATGGTCAGCAAATCGTTCCGGGTCGCCATTTCCACATCCACGCCGACTTGTGTCTGCTGTAACAGTTCGTCCATTTGCCGTTGATAGTCTTCGAGCAGCTTTACCTTCTGACAGACGGAGACGTACAGCCAGTAGGCTTCGTCGGCATCGGCTACAACGTCGGCTGTTTCTTTCTGCTGGTTCAGCTGACTCATTTCTGCCCCAATCCGCGCCGACTGATAACCGGCCCGGATCTTTCCGCCGGTATAGATGGGTTGCGTAACGGATATGCCTGCCAGATAAACGCCTTTCATGCTCAGGTTCACGCCTTCCTGGATGGTATATTCCTTCGGTGTGTAAAAAGCTCCTGCCATACCGCTTACATTCGGCAGGAAATTGGATTTAGCCAATTGTTTCTCGATCGCTGCATTCAGGCGGTTATTGTCTGCAACCTGCAATGACTTGTTTGACTCACGGGCCATCTGGCGGCATGTTTCGTTGGATATTTCCAAGCGCTCTTGTCCCAGCATGCGGAACGGCAACAGGAAACAGCCTATACCTATTATATATATCAAAAACTTTTTCATGTTTGTATTACTCCTCTGTTTGAGGTTTTGTGACTTTAAAGAATAATGCGTAAAAAACGGGCAGCAACATCAGGGTGATAATCGTACCCATCGTCAGACCTGCCATGATAGATACGGCCATCGAACCGTACATCGGATCGGTAACCAGAGGCAACATACCGACAATCGTCGTTGCCGAAGCCATGATGACCGGATTGGCACGGGCAACCGTTGCCTGAATGATGGCGTGATACGGATGCATGCCTTCTTCTTTCATCAGCCGGTTGATTTCATCGACCAGCACAATCGAGTTCTTGATCATCATACCCATCAGGCCGGCCATGCCGACGGTCGCCATAAACGTAAACGGCAAACCGGTAGCGATCA is part of the Parabacteroides sp. AD58 genome and harbors:
- a CDS encoding TolC family protein, which gives rise to MKKFLIYIIGIGCFLLPFRMLGQERLEISNETCRQMARESNKSLQVADNNRLNAAIEKQLAKSNFLPNVSGMAGAFYTPKEYTIQEGVNLSMKGVYLAGISVTQPIYTGGKIRAGYQSARIGAEMSQLNQQKETADVVADADEAYWLYVSVCQKVKLLEDYQRQMDELLQQTQVGVDVEMATRNDLLTIESEKSQIEYQLKRAQTGKELARLALCQKIGVPFDTEVVPTDTAIVVEQLCPAVLDTDFSSRPELKLLEKDIQLKEQHIKLSRADYLPSIGFSAGYTYYGGFKMGGVGNSDGIGTLMLSASIPIYHFGENYKKVKKAKVEATNSRLLFEHNKELMAIEVEQQKRSLLDAYQLIETAEKAFAQAEEALRITRLNYQEQMKTLVDLLDAQTRWQEAYSHLIEAQTNYKIQETAYLKSLGRLS